Part of the Bombina bombina isolate aBomBom1 chromosome 8, aBomBom1.pri, whole genome shotgun sequence genome is shown below.
ATGTTTTAGCAATTGACAAAGCATTAAAAATAGTTAAAGTGCTGTACCATATTGGCTTCCATGCAGCTCCATTTAAGAATACAACAGAAGATCAAATACTGGGCAGTTATATGTAGAAATGCTCAGGTCACTGTCCACATTCTTATCTGGAGCAGCACTGAGATGTTATGAGACTATAAATTAGGTGGCTGCGCATTTAAGCCCTTTTCAGGGGGTGAACACAAATAAAATTGtctaatgcattttatttttaaactgattgaaaaaaaatattttgagttgTAGAGAATACTCAActtgacaaaaaaacatttaatgAAACATCTCAAACAAACAGCAGCAATGATTTGTGAGTAATATATGATCCATActaaagatgtgcatttgttttgttacaaatgcaaattcataaTGACAAATGGATTTACATTTCGTTTTCAGGAAACAATTATCTGAATGAGTGTACCAATGAAATACAAAGAAACTTTACCTTAATTTAATGAAAAGAAAGGTAAATGttctacaaatattcagtattcattttgttcaaaacaaaacaaatatattgaatagtgcagcagacaaatattctGGTAAATTAATTTTCCCGAATATTCGTTCTGAAACATTTGGACAAACAGAATTATTTGGCACTGCACAAGCTTGATCAATATATAATTGTATAAGtctatttttaacaaatatttactAGAGAATATATGATAAGCCATTATTTATTACAAATGTAGGCTAGTAATAGGTTTATTTGATTATTCACAATTTCAGCACATGGGTGTAGATCATATGAACCATAAGCATTAGTCATGTCCCATGAATCAATCATACCAATGTTTAAACCCTTGAATATAGTCTTggatatattatactgtatgtagCCATTGAAGTCACTAAATGTTTCTGAATCACATTCTTTCTCCCGAATGTTTTCTGTTTTAAAGAACACTTGCGTACCTGGGCTGCGCAGGAAGAGACGCTCCACAGCTTTTCTTATACTGAGCATTCTTCTGATAAACAGGGAGAGAGGGAAGGGTCTGAAATGGTGTCCAAGGGTGAAGACAACAATTTTATCTGGATCACCAGACAGGTTATCAATTTCATGGGCAATATAAGAGTAGCTTTTTACAGtgtaaaaattattatacaaaaaagGGTGTCCATGCTTCATCCAATGGATATAGATATTTTTGCTGATGTCTAGTGCCAAGGAAGGACTGTCCCAACGACTTGTATGGATGTCAAAAAATTGtagtgctacaaaaaaacaaaagaaaactttaAGTGAGAGATGTTGCctttactaaatatttattttccCATCCTTGCATACTTTGCTGGttcttttatatttgtaatagagaagaaagaaaaaaaaactgacataATATCATGGTACATTTCTACTATGAagagtttattttttctttattatgttatGAATAACATGTTtcctaagaaaaaagaaaaagtgttaCGATTCCAAATACATTGTACATAAGGAAGTATAAACCCGAAGTTAGGTGTACAGCTTTCTTCATTATATGTGTCCTCGCATTTCATATTAGTCAGGAAAAAGAAGGACCACAGCTCTTTGCCCATTGAGGTAGTCCCACAGAGTGTTAAGTGAATGTCCATTATGCTGGGCAATTATTGATTTGAATGTCCATGCATCTTTTAGCTTGGGTATCATTGGCATAAATTATTTATTCACAACACAAAAGAGTAACAGTCTTAGAAGTGATTTACAAGTTATTCCTGTAGAATGGTTCATTAGTGGTTATTTCAGGGCTTGGTTTGATTTGTGTCGGTAATACTACATCGTGAAATATTTCACCTCTGTAAATTTATACGGTCACAGCTCCACCATAGTGTAACTATGGTGTCAGGCAACAGCAGGCGCCTGAATCACAGCCTCTCATAGCATTTGCTTGTTGTACTGGAGTCTAgccggggttaaataccatcttgtTATTATTTTTAAGCTGGTTTTCTAAAGCTTGGACTAGTGTGCAGAATGGGCTACTGTTTAGTGAGTCCTGATTTTTGCACTCTTGCAGAGTGGTGATAGTGCCTAGCTCTCTGTCCCATCTCCTTACAAAACCAGGTAAGCCTCGATGAGGTTCGCTATTACTATTTGATAGAAATTTGAGATTACTTTTTTGGATGTGGAGTCCATTACACAGAATTGTTCAAAATTAGTGAGTGGACATGGTAGATCTTGTTTATTTGTATGAAGGTTGATGAAGTGTCTCAATTGATGATATGGAAACTAAGTGCATAAAAAGGGGGGTGTTTTAAAGAGTCGAATTGCTGCTTAATTTCATGATTCCATTATCAGTTAATAGGTAGATAGGTAGTAGTTTAGATATTTCAGGGGATGTGTTGTAGAAAAAGAATATCCAGATAGGAACTCCAATGTATGTAGTGCAGTTGTGAGGGGAAAAATATTTAGTGGATATGTTTCTGTATTTATCCCGTATATTCTGCCAGTCATGCCAAGTGTCATTTTAAAGTGAAGTGAGGATATAGATTGCTTATTGCTATTGTCAGGGTTTCTAAGTGATTGTTTCCCAAGTTCTCTAATTGCAAACATTGATTAGGGGTGTCTTTGCCGAATCTACACCATACAGATATAACGCTGTAGGGAGATAGCTAGTTTATATGCTATTAAGTTGGGCACTCCCAGTCCTCCCTCTTTGAGAAATTAATACAGTTTTGAAATTTGCGGTGGTGCTTTTGGGAGGATAATCATTTTAAACTCTTGATCCTGCCTAGCCAGGAGATGTTCTTTGACCAACCATGAGAAGCCAGGGTCTGGAATTCTGTTATCAGCCTACCTTAATTGGTGTTTTCTCAGTGACTTAAATTCAGGAGCATGTATGCCCCTAAGTATTTGAGATATTTCATTCTGGGTTTTAATGGTACATTGTTGGCAGATCTCATGTAAGGTTTTTGAGTTTATATTTAATGGGAGAAATTCTGATTTAGCCATATTGACCGAAAAATTAGATACTTGGCCATAAGCGTGTAACTCAACTAATACCACGGGAAGGGATTGTTGTGGGCTGTGTTAGTGTCAGTAGCAAATCATCTGTCATGATGGCTAGTTTATATGATTGATCACCTAACTCAATGCCATTGTATTCTATTGTAAGCCAAATCTTAGTTGCCAGTGGTTCCAGGGACAACACCAATTAGTAGAGGGGATAGGGAACAACCTTGTTGGGTGCCCATTTCTAATTTTCAAATTCTCTGAAAGATTACCATTGACTCCTAACCTGTGCTGTAGAGGTTTGAAATATAAAGCTAGGATCTAACAAATAATTTTTGTGGGAATACCAAAGTGATGAAGAATGACTGTTAAAAAGGTCCAATCTAAGCAATCAAACCCCTTTTTGACATCTGTGGATAGGTAACATTGACAAGATTTTGGCTGTTTAGACATATTCTAATTAAATTGATAACATTTACCGTGTTGTCCCATGCTTCCCTCTAAGggcaaaacccacctgatcctggTGGATAAGCAGGAGGAAATTTTGTTTAGATGGGAATCAAGGACTTTTGCATATAGTGTCAGATCaatatttaaaagagatatgggcCGAAAATTAGAGGGAATATGGTAGGTTTTCCTGGTTTTTGCTAGAACTGAATATAATTGCCTGGAGCATGGTGTCAGGAAATACATAGCAGTCAGAGATTGAGTTAAATAGATCCTTggttgtgggataagatagttttgCAAAAAGTCTTGTAATATAGGCCTGTAATACCCATCTGACCTGGGGCCTTGTTTTGGTTGTAAATATTGGATTGCAGTTTGTATTTCTTTGGTTTGAATAGGTTTGTACTAGGGATTTGTATAAGTCTGGTGGTATTGATGGAACAGGGGTATTCTGTAGATATTGTTTACAGACGTTGTTGATGTGTTTCCTCTCTCGGGAATAAGTTATAAAAGAtgtgataatattttttaaattcatcAGCTATTTTGATGATGTCCTCTAGGTGTGTCCCCATTCTTTAATTTAATCATGTGTATGTAAGTTATTTGGTTTTTGCTGTTTGAGTGCTTGGCTAGGAATTTCCCAGATTTATTGTCTTTGCTGTAAGAAGTTTGTTGTAAAAATATTGTTTGTCCTTTGGGTTTTAAGTTGTAAGAATGTGTTCATTTCAGCACTGCATTCAAGTAACTGATCTAGAATTTTACTATTTGTTGAGTTTTGTTTATATAAGAGGTCCAGTTCTGAGAGCTTCCAGCAAGGAGAAGGTATTCACTTCTGTATTTTTTTAGTTAATTAGGGCTTTTAACTTGATCATTTCTCCCCTAACTGTGCACTTACTGTATGTGCTTCCCATATTATCACTTTATTCATCTATGGTGTGTTATTAATGGAAAAAATAAGTTTTTAGGCTTTTCTTAATAAGTTTAACATTTTTGTCTAGTAATAATGTGTTAACTAGTCTCCAGTTGAAATATTTAAAAGGGGGCTCTGGCCACCTTATGGTACACATGACCAATGAGTATTTGGCCATGATGTGTGCTTAATAATGGCACTTGTGAAAAAAACAATAGTGCTAAATTGTCAAATAGTATATAGTCCAGCCTAGACTAGCTTTTATTGGGGATGTAAGAAAAAAGGTGGTCTTTTTTTGCAGGATGCAGATAGTGCCATGTGTCATGAAGGTTAAGTAATTTAAGTTTTGCAGATGGAGTTTAATTGACTATGTATTGGTCCTTGTGTCAGGTTAAGAGCAGTCTAGAGTAGTTTCTAGTGGGATATTTAAGTCCTGCACTTACAATCAATGGGCCATTGATGAGGTTTTGGTAATGTGTTGTGCAATTGACTTGATAAATCTGTCTTGAATATTTATTTGGTGTGTACAGGTTGACCATAGTGATGGGTTTCCAATATCATAGAGGAATCTAACCTCTTTATCTTTTCAATTTTCAGTTTAGAAAAGGGAATATATTTATGAAAGAGGACACTAATCCCATAGATATTTTTTGAGGAGTACTATGGTAATGTTGCAGatagtggggcctagttatcaagtcgtcaacctcaaatacgctggaatttctgCAGCGtattttgtggcgaggctgattcgccttagttatcaaaggctacagaccagcaaaagtagaatttttgtgacgtaaactttgatccgccggactcagtccgacacagatcgattcttacgtcactccagatttactgcacacaagtacggcacaatctgacttcgCTCGGCActgtattccggcccagcgtacctggtttttcaatccgccaccctggaagtcgtcggatcccataggaatcaaatgggagtctgaccatagcgaaagtacaagttcgctgctgcccgacatcccattgattcctagtgggagctgtctacacctaacaccctaatatgtaccccgattctaaacaccacttatctgcaccccctacaccgccgcaactaaataaagttattaccccctaaaaccgccgctcccgagcccaccacaagctacctATACATATTACcgccctgaaccgccgctcccaggagcccaccgcaagctactctatacatattaaccaacccctaaaccgccgctcccagagcccaccgcaactataatatatgtattaacccctaaaccgccgttcctcgtAGCCCacggcaactataatatatgtattaaacccctaaaccgccgctcccggaccctgacgcaacctatattatatttattaccccctaatctgcgccccccttcaccgtcgccacctataatacatttattaacccatatcctgccccccactacaacataacaccgccgccactgtaaaaaatttattaacccctaaacctaagtctaacactaaccctaacaccccctaacttaaatattaattaaataaatctaaataatatttctattatgaactagaattaatcctatttaaaactaaatacttacctttaaaataaaccctaataatagctaacaatataaatattaattatattgtagctatgttaggatttatttttattttacaggtaactttcaatttattttaaactaggtacaatagctattaaatcagccaatcagattgagctcgcattctattggctgatcagaacagccaatagaaagcgagctcaatctgattggctgattggatgagccaatcggattgaacttgaatctgattggctgattcaatcagccaatcagatttttcctaccttaattccgattggcttgatagaatcctatcagccaatcggaattgaagggacgccctcttggatgacgtccattaaaggagccttcattcgtcggtagcccgtcggtaaagaaggatgttccgcgtcggcgggatgaacatttaGAAGACCCcgctggaagatgacatcgcccggatagaagacttcttcagtgcctcttggaagatgacatcgcccggaggaagacttcttcagcgccgctttggAGAATCACTTCAATCGGAAGGAAtattttcttcagcgccgcttggaggataacttctgccgctccgagtctcatcttcggttccatcgctgctcgtgCTGAGTgagagacgactcaaggtaggatgaatcttcaggggatagtgttaggtttattttaagggggggtttgggttagattaggggaatgtgggtggtgggttttaatgttggggggggttgtatttttcttttacaggcaaaagagctgaattctttggggcatgcccacaaatggcccttttaagggctggtaaggtaaaagaactttgaacttttaaatttagaatagggtagggcatttttttattttgggggagtttgttttattttattaggagggggcttagattaggagtgtaagtagcttaaaattgttgtaatatttttaaaatgtttgtaacttattttttttattttttgtaacttagctttttttgatttttttgtactttagttagttttatgtaattgtatttaattgtagttatttgtaggtaattttatttaattaattttaatgatagtgtagtgtttaattgtaacttagattaggatttatttttacaggtaattttgtatttcttttagctaggtagttattaaatagtttaataactatataataactattctaactagctaaaataaatacaaagttacctgtaaaataaatataaaatcctaagatagctacaatgtaattattaattattaattattattatattgtagctatcttagggattattttacaggtaagtatttagttttaaatgggaataatttatttaagtatagtgtagttgttaggtgtaattgtaacttaggttaggttttattttacaggttaatttctctttattttagctaggttagctattaaatagttaataactattttatagctattgtacctagttaaaataaattgaaagttacctgtaaaataaatattaaatcctaagatagctacaatataattattatttatattgtatgctatattagggtttattttaaaggtaagtatttagtttttaaataggattaattttagtttcataatagaaatattatttagatatatttaattaatattaagttagggggggtgttagggttagtagttagacttaggtttagggggttaataatttttattacagtggcagcggtggtagtgggggggcaggataggggttaatgaataaattataggtggcgatggtgtagggggggcaggataggggttaataaatttaatataggttgcggcgggggtcagagagcagcggtttagaggttaagacGTAATAGGGTGGGGCAAGGATAGGGGGTTACTAgataataatgtaggtggcggtgggctccgggagcgacggtttaggggttaatataacattttaagagttgcggcagggtctaggaacggcggtttagggggttaatacatttataagagtttgcGGCATGGTCTAGGAGCAGCGTTTaggggggttagtaactttatttaagttgcggggggctccgtggGGGCgccgtatagggggtagaacatgtagttagtgtgggtgcttagtgacaggctagcaataaagctgtcaaaaagccgaagagcagcgagatcggatgagtgataacttacACAgtcccgctgctcatcgctcccGTACTTGGTGCAAacgggctttttgacagctttttgataacttaggcgaatttttgcaggtccgcggggGCGATGTGAGGCCGAGCTTAGGgccggcgtattgggccggcgaagggcaggaaaagtagacacttgataactaggccccagtttGCGGATAAAGTATTTAGGGATAGAGTTTGCTTTGAATTGAGTTTCCTGAAGCAGTAATATATGAATCTACCCATCTGTGAATGTCATGAATGGCTTTACAGCGTTTGTTTGGGCAATTCAGGCCTTTTAGATTCTGAGTGATGATAATTAGCTCTTTATCATTATAGTTTGCCATTGGTATTATGAGTATAGTGGGAGTTTGTATGTAGATTTGGGTCACTTGATGATACGTAAATGTATATTAGGACTATGGGCAAGAGGGCAAGTAACATAACAGATAATAACTAACATTTGAAAAATCTAAAACATAAATGAGAACAATGAAATGAACAATCTTTAAAATAAGAATTCTGTAGAATATATTCTCAGAGCAGTGTGATAATTAACTTAAGGCAGAATAGGTTTATATCAAAATCCGTTTTTTCCAAAATGGACCATTAAGAGTAAAATGCATGTCATTACTTACTTCAGATCCACTGATCTATAATAATCATGGTTAAGATCTTGCTTCTACATATACAGGAGATATCCATATAGTCAGAATATCACCTGTATTATGTTTATTTCCAAAAAGGATAGTGTGGATGGAAGTGTCCTCATCCATTTTCACTGTTGGAAGAAGATGTTTCTAGCACTGGCTTGCAAGATCTTTTCTGTGGGACTTGACTGCAGGCGGTCCTTTGTGGGAGACGGTTAGATCTAGTGGTGGCTCCTTGAGCTTGAGTTGATGTCTGTAGATCCAATGCAGGTGGTGGAGGTATGTCTAGTGCTTTGCAAATGTCCATAATGTCTTTGGATGAGTCACAGGTAAAGTGCTTGCCTTTCCATGTGATCAATAGGTGGAAGGAGAAACCCCAGCGGTAGGGTATATTAAACACCCTCAAGGCTTAAGTGAATGGTGACAGTTCTTTGCACTTTTGAAGGGTTCTGATTAAAAGATCAAAGATGTTTGTAGACTAGTGTTTACGTGTCTTATTGTTTGTTGTTGTCTTGCAAGCTTCATTATGTCTTCCTTTGCTGAGAAATTTATGACCTTGGCTATCACGTCTCTAGGCAGTTGGTCTGTTTGAGGTTTTGGCCGTATCGCTCTGTGCACTCTGTTGATATCAATTGTAATAAGTTGATCTCTTTTTTTGTCAGGAAATTGAATAGGCCTTGCAAGTATTACTCCAAATTTGGTGCGGATATGTCTTCAGAGATTCCTCTGATTCTTATATTATGGCGTCTACTTTAGTTTTCGACGTTGTCTATTTTGTTCTCCAATTCATGAATGGtgccatctttttttttatatgggtAACAGCATCTGATAATGCAGTAGTGTGAAGCTCCTTACTCTCTTTGAGCTTCTCAACTTTGTGTCCCAAGATATCTCCTCTCTGATACATTGTTTTACGTGTGATATCAGTGTAGAAAAGTCCTGTTTTGATGGTAATGAGTCAAAAAGTGCTTTAGGGATGGTGATAGATTCAGAATTATGATCTGACTCAGATCAGAAGAGGAGTGAGGATCTGCTTGTGAAACATCTGAGATAGTAAAAGTTGCTGGTGGAACTTGGTCTGCTGTCTGAAAGAAAGTGTTTACTGAAGGTGTAGTGTGCCGTTGCTGTTTGGCATCCTTACCAGATTTATTGGGTTTCTTGGGGGACATTATGATGTTTTCCAGAGTATATCAAATTAGATGTGAGGTTTGTTTTAACTAAGTACTATTTCAGTTGACCAGAGTATCTGGAGATCAACTGTGAGGTATTTTCCTGTGTCTGGTGTATTAAACTTTTCAATGCCTCAACTATTGTGAACATTTTAAAGTTCTGTGAGCAGAATTATGCAGTACAGTTGATCACCGTCTAAGTACAGCTGTATTGTTTCTCCTGACTGATCTAAATATACCCGCTTAGGGATGCTGTGAATTTTTTTTGCTGGCTTATAGCTTTTATTGCCTGGGTTTAGAAAATGCTCTTGAGATGTATGATTTTAGGATTACGCTCTTACTGTAGAATTAGCTCACTTAAATGACCTATGTTATGTAATGCTGGCCCAGGCCTAATTTTGTGCTCTACATGGTGTGCTGTTCTTACTCACCAGGCTAAAAGGTTGAAGAGTGCCTTTTGTTCAGTAGCTTAACAAGCTACAGTGTCTTGTATAGCATTAGGATGTTTCACCAGAAGACGCTGATCTCTAACTTTGCTTGCTAGCTACAAGGGTAATTTAGGCCTTGTTTAAGGCCTCTTGAGCTACGAGGTGCCAGTCCATAGATCAGAGATGGCCCCTTAAATATATCCTCACATCTCACCACAAGAACTTCAAACACCGGTGATCAATATTGTGTCTGGTAATTAATTCCCAGAGTAGTTGGTTGTCGACTTGTGCAGTTGTTTGTCAGCGCGGCCTGCAGAGAGGCCATGTGAGCTTTATCGTGACAATCTGCTGGGCTTTGATGAGTGGTGATTAATGTTGTAAGAGAAGCTTCTTTTGGTCCCACTAATCTCTAGAACCTATTCTGCAATTGTAGGAATGAAATTGCGGTTTGCGGCTATTGCCTATCACATTGCAGGGATGCGGGAGCTCTTTCAGTGTGCTGCCGACTCTATTGGTTTAATTTGTACATGTAAAATTTGTTAAACAATTATAgtaaacataatgggctagattacaagtgagtctCTAACGTGTTTTTGCGAGCAGTTTtatttgcactgatattacaagttgagcaatctcagagctgtggttaactgtttccctaaactaaaaagttgcacaaaacacttcaaaaatacattacaaagtacaggtaaACTcctaaaaacaccatctaataaaaattattaacaaaaCAATGTATTAAAAAGATATACAggttcaaaaatatgagatcttgggagttagaaaaaaaacaaaaaacaggcaaatggctttaacattgagatacatacatatatatgtctacagatgtatatttatgtatatatatatatatatatatactgtatatgtttatatatgtataaatttgtattaatttatttatatgtgtatatatgtatttacagacatatacacatataaaaacagtaatatatatgtatacatattttttatattttcatgttgtgtaTGCGCATAgtacagtatgcaatcatgtttgcgtaTTACATtatgcgatcgggtatgcacatattacaaacaaatgttagagaacattggaatatgaaatattcataattacatgtcTGGTTTGCGTAAATGAGAATGTCATGgtgtttttctcctttgacttctatgggggaataagtgaacgcacatgcgatattgtaagttcagatttttgcgctagtttgGCTGCCGCATAAGcaaaatccttttttttaaagcttacgtattacgagcgcaacctgactagcacaaaaagcttaactctagaggAGTTTTTGCAATCGTTAAAAACAAaataccacgccacttgtaatctagaccaatatgTGAGTAACATCAATTAAGAAAAGCCATAAAGCCAAGtattaaaacaaattacagaaaaagtaTGAGCTAAAGTATCAACTAAGC
Proteins encoded:
- the LOC128639038 gene encoding NXPE family member 2-like produces the protein MRQMIRVTGWRLLSLEDSRHCRPRYAVQLLLSHESKVADEISKTVDLVIVHQCQGRSARSEPKCKPGMPTPFPSGYFLKDIWNPVFCKLPPLSLISHAETHLTRKMVYLLGDSTLHQWMLRFTELIPALQFFDIHTSRWDSPSLALDISKNIYIHWMKHGHPFLYNNFYTVKSYSYIAHEIDNLSGDPDKIVVFTLGHHFRPFPLSLFIRRMLSIRKAVERLFLRSPGTQVFFKTENIREKECDSETFSDFNGYIQYNISKTIFKGLNIGMIDSWDMTNAYGSYDLHPCAEIVNNQINLLLAYICNK